In a single window of the Gossypium hirsutum isolate 1008001.06 chromosome A13, Gossypium_hirsutum_v2.1, whole genome shotgun sequence genome:
- the LOC107919875 gene encoding tryptophan synthase beta chain 1 has protein sequence MPSNMAATATSTATFRLGNPLSSSSFSSSSVYSSKILPVNFSQFALQTSPVKSFSVSCTVTREPVPAAPVSMDSDPNGWKRPDSFGRFGKFGGKYVPETLMSALSELDTAFHSLSKDEKFQEELAGILKDYVGRESPLYFAERLSEHYKRPNGEGPDIYLKREDLNHTGAHKINNAVAQALLAKRLGKKRIIAETGAGQHGVATATVCARFGLQCIIYMGAQDMERQALNVFRMRLLGAEVRAVHSGTATLKDATSEAIRDWVTNVETTHYILGSVAGPHPYPVMVREFHAVIGKETRKQALEKWGGKPDVLVACVGGGSNAMGLFHEFVNDKDVRLIGVEAAGFGLDSGKHAATLTKGEVGVLHGAMSYLLQDEDGQIVEPHSISAGLDYPGVGPEHSFLKDVGRAEYHSVTDEEALEAFKRLSRLEGIIPALETSHALAYLEQLCPTLPNDTKVVVNCSGRGDKDVQTVIKHLQV, from the exons ATGCCCTCGAATATGGCCGCCACCGCCACAAGCACCGCCACATTCCGTCTTGGCAATCCCCTTTCCTCTTCCTCTTTCTCTTCCTCATCCGTTTACTCCTCCAAGATATTGCCTGTCAATTTCAGCCAATTTGCGCTTCAGACGTCGCCTGTGAAAAGCTTTTCTGTTTCTTGTACGGTAACTAGAGAACCAGTCCCAGCAGCTCCGGTTTCCATGGATTCGGACCCGAACGGATGGAAACGACCCGACTCGTTTGGTCGGTTTGGCAAATTTGGCGGAAAATACGTTCCCGAGACCCTAATGTCTGCCCTCTCTGAGCTGGATACGGCTTTTCATTCCCTCTCCAAAGATGAAAAATTCCAG GAAGAATTAGCTGGGATTTTGAAAGACTATGTTGGTAGGGAAAGTCCACTTTATTTTGCAGAGCGGCTGTCTGAACATTACAAGCGTCCCAATGGTGAAGGGCCAGATATATACCTTAAGAGGGAGGATCTTAACCATACTGGTGCTCATAAGATCAATAATGCTGTTGCTCAGGCATTGCTTGCTAAACGTTTGGGCAAGAAACGGATTATTGCTGAAACTGGAGCTGGTCAGCATGGAGTGGCAACAGCTACCGTGTGTGCACGGTTTGGTTTGCAGTGCATTATTTACATGGGTGCTCAAGATATGGAAAGACAGGCGCTTAATGTTTTCAGAATGCGGCTCCTTGGTGCAGAG GTTAGAGCAGTTCACTCGGGTACTGCAACACTAAAAGATGCTACATCGGAAGCTATCCGGGATTGGGTGACTAACGTGGAGACAACTCATTACATTTTGGGATCTGTTGCTGGTCCACATCCATATCCTGTGATGGTGAGAGAGTTCCATGCAGTGATTGGTAAAGAAACAAGAAAACAAGCCCTGGAAAAATGGGGAGGGAAACCAGATGTATTGGTTGCATGTGTTGGCGGAGGTTCAAATGCTATGGGACTTTTCCATGAGTTTGTTAATGACAAGGATGTTAGGTTGATTGGTGTAGAGGCTGCTGGTTTTGGTTTGGACAGTGGCAAGCATGCTGCTACTTTGACCAAGGGAGAAGTGGGAGTTTTGCATGGAGCTATGTCCTACTTATTACAAGATGAAGATGGGCAAATAGTTGAACCCCATTCCATTAGTGCAGG CTTGGATTATCCTGGGGTTGGACCAGAACACAGTTTTCTGAAAGATGTAGGGCGAGCTGAGTACCACAGTGTCACAGATGAAGAAGCATTGGAAG CTTTCAAGAGATTGTCTCGACTGGAGGGTATAATCCCAGCTTTGGAGACATCTCATGCACTGGCTTATTTGGAGCAGCTGTGTCCAACTCTACCGAATGATACCAAAGTTGTGGTTAACTGCAGCGGCAGAGGCGATAAAGATGTTCAGACAGTGATTAAGCATTTGCAGGTATGA
- the LOC121212492 gene encoding glucose-6-phosphate/phosphate translocator 1, chloroplastic, producing MSFSLKQSALAACSDVSNSVLQRRSLSCRSSILPPLVFQNNSKRTNLSLSKPLHVSAVEIIGKDKEPVIKCRAYEADKSQPIQAAAQEVKSEAAKRVKIGIYFATWWALNVVFNIYNKKVLNAYPYPWLTSTLSLACGSLMMLISWATRIAEAPKTDFEFWKTLFPVAVAHTIGHVAATVSMSKVAVSFTHIIKSGEPAFSVLVSSLLLGESFPPAVYLSLVPIIGGCALAAVTELNFNMTGFMGAMISNLAFVFRNIFSKKGMKGNSVSGMNYYACLSMLSLVILTPFAIAVEGPQMWAAGWEKALSQIGPQFIWWVAAQSIFYHLYNQVSYMSLDQISPLTFSIGNTMKRISVIVSSIIIFHTPVQPVNAVGAAIAILGTFLYSQAKA from the exons ATGAGTTTTAGTCTAAAGCAATCCGCTTTAGCTGCATGCAGTGATGTTTCAAATTCAGTTCTCCAGCGAAGATCACTTTCTTGCAGATCTTCAATTTTACCTCCTTTGGTTTTCCAAAACAATTCGAAAAGAACAAATCTTTCACTGTCAAAGCCTTTGCATGTTTCCGCTGTTGAGATTATTGGGAAGGATAAAGAACCCGTGATCAAGTGCAGGGCTTATGAAGCTGATAAGTCCCAGCCTATTCAGGCTGCAGCTCAGGAAGTGAAATCAGAAGCTGCAAAAAGGGTGAAAATTGGGATTTATTTTGCAACTTGGTGGGCTTTAAATGttgttttcaatatttataaCAAGAAGGTTTTGAATGCTTACCCTTACCCTTGGTTGACTTCAACTTTGTCCCTTGCCTGTGGATCTTTGATGATGTTGATTTCATGGGCTACAAGGATTGCTGAGGCGCCTAAAAcagattttgagttttggaagaCTTTGTTTCCG GTTGCTGTGGCACATACCATTGGGCATGTAGCAGCAACTGTGAGTATGTCTAAGGTTGCAGTTTCATTCACTCACATAATCAAGAGTGGTGAGCCAGCTTTCAGTGTCCTGGTTTCTAGTCTCTTGCTTGGAGAGAGCTTCCCTCCTGCGGTTTACCTCTCCCTTGTTCCCATCATTGGTGGTTGCGCTCTTGCTGCCGTAACTGAACTCAACTTTAATATGACCG GTTTTATGGGAGCTATGATATCAAACTTGGCATTTGTCTTCCGTAATATATTCTCCAAGAAGGGCATGAAAGGAAACTCCGTTAGTGGGATGAACTACTATGCTTGTCTATCTATGTTGTCTCTTGTAATACTCACACCTTTCGCGATTGCTGTAGAAGGACCGCAGATGTGGGCAGCAGGATGGGAAAAGGCCTTATCCCAAATTGGACCACAGTTCATCTG GTGGGTGGCGGCCCAAAGTATTTTCTATCATCTCTACAATCAAGTCTCGTACATGTCCCTCGATCAGATCTCTCCCTTGACATTTAGCATCGGCAACACCATGAAACGTATATCTGTTATAGTCTCATCCATCATCATCTTCCACACGCCTGTCCAACCTGTCAATGCTGTCGGAGCTGCTATTGCTATCCTTGGAACCTTCTTGTATTCTCAG GCAAAGGCATGA